From Cecembia calidifontis, one genomic window encodes:
- the glmM gene encoding phosphoglucosamine mutase encodes MALIKSISGIRGTIGGKPGEGLTPLDVVKFTSAYGAWVIHHTKNPKVVIGRDARISGEMISKLVSATLQGLGIDVIDLGLSTTPTVELAVPLEKAGGGIILTASHNPIQWNALKLLNDKGEFISDAEGKAILESAEKEDFTFAEVKKLGKYTQINDYIDRHVEHVLGLKLVDVEAIKARKFKVVVDAVNSTGGIAVPKLLRALGVEDIEEMFCTPDGHFPHNPEPLPENLRDIAEKLNRGKYDLGIVVDPDVDRLCFMNEDGSPFGEEYTLVAVSDYVLSQTPGNTVSNLSSTRALRDVTQKRGGQYQAAAVGEVNVVNKMKETNAIIGGEGNGGVIYPESHYGRDALVGIGLFLTHLAKFGKSISMLRASYPNYYISKNKIELTPEIDVDKILEEIKRKYSKQPINDIDGVKIEFEKEWVHLRKSNTEPIIRIYSESETQATAEHLANKIILDIKEVISGS; translated from the coding sequence GTGGCATTAATCAAATCTATTTCCGGAATCAGAGGAACTATAGGCGGCAAACCGGGTGAAGGCCTTACTCCTTTAGATGTTGTAAAGTTTACCTCTGCCTATGGGGCATGGGTAATCCATCATACCAAAAATCCAAAAGTAGTCATCGGCAGAGATGCCAGGATTTCAGGGGAAATGATCTCCAAACTGGTGTCTGCAACACTCCAAGGTTTAGGAATCGATGTCATCGATCTGGGACTGAGCACGACGCCTACCGTAGAACTCGCAGTACCTTTGGAAAAAGCCGGCGGGGGTATCATCCTTACCGCCAGCCACAACCCCATTCAATGGAATGCACTTAAACTGTTGAATGATAAGGGGGAATTTATTTCTGATGCAGAAGGAAAAGCGATTCTGGAGAGTGCCGAAAAAGAAGATTTCACTTTTGCAGAGGTTAAAAAATTAGGCAAATACACCCAAATCAATGACTATATTGACCGACATGTAGAACATGTGCTCGGGCTGAAATTGGTGGATGTTGAAGCCATCAAAGCAAGGAAATTCAAAGTCGTGGTAGATGCGGTCAACTCGACCGGGGGGATCGCAGTGCCGAAATTATTGAGGGCATTGGGAGTAGAGGACATTGAGGAAATGTTCTGTACCCCGGATGGACATTTTCCTCATAATCCTGAACCCCTTCCTGAAAATCTCAGGGATATTGCTGAGAAATTGAACAGAGGAAAATATGATCTTGGAATAGTGGTGGATCCCGATGTGGACAGACTTTGTTTTATGAATGAAGACGGCTCTCCTTTTGGAGAGGAATACACCTTGGTGGCGGTTTCTGATTATGTGCTTTCGCAAACACCTGGAAATACGGTTTCCAATCTAAGTTCTACACGTGCCCTTCGAGATGTTACACAAAAAAGGGGAGGCCAATACCAAGCCGCTGCGGTAGGTGAAGTCAATGTGGTCAATAAAATGAAAGAAACCAATGCCATCATTGGCGGGGAAGGTAATGGTGGTGTCATCTACCCTGAATCCCACTACGGAAGAGATGCCTTGGTTGGAATTGGCCTGTTCTTGACACATCTGGCAAAATTTGGAAAAAGCATTTCCATGTTAAGGGCCAGTTATCCGAATTATTACATTTCCAAGAATAAAATCGAACTCACCCCAGAAATTGATGTGGATAAGATTCTTGAGGAAATCAAAAGAAAATACAGCAAACAGCCCATCAATGATATCGATGGCGTAAAAATCGAGTTTGAAAAAGAATGGGTACATTTGAGAAAATCAAATACTGAGCCCATCATCAGAATTTATTCGGAATCTGAGACGCAGGCAACAGCAGAACACCTTGCCAACAAAATCATCCTCGATATCAAAGAGGTAATTTCAGGATCATAA
- the mazG gene encoding nucleoside triphosphate pyrophosphohydrolase, with translation MSELSSREAQLAAFDRLLTIMDELREQCPWDRKQTLESLRHLTIEETFELSDAILENNLEEIKKELGDILLHIVFYAKIGSEKSAFDIGSVINSLCEKLIRRHPHIYGDVDAKDEEVVKQNWEKIKLQEKGNVSVLGGVPKSLPALIKAMRIQEKARGVGFDWEEKHQVWEKVEEEMKEFKEEFNAAKDEEIDKERATGEFGDLLFSLINYARFIDINPEEALERTNLKFIKRFQYLENAAKAAGRKIEDMTLAEMDVYWEEAKKIPKT, from the coding sequence ATGTCTGAATTATCATCTAGAGAGGCCCAACTGGCCGCATTTGACCGTTTATTGACCATCATGGATGAATTGCGTGAACAATGTCCTTGGGACAGAAAGCAGACATTGGAAAGCCTTCGCCATCTTACGATAGAGGAAACTTTCGAATTGTCCGATGCGATCCTTGAAAACAACCTTGAGGAAATCAAAAAAGAACTGGGAGATATCCTGCTGCATATTGTTTTTTATGCCAAAATCGGCTCAGAGAAATCTGCTTTTGATATCGGTTCAGTGATCAATAGCCTTTGCGAAAAACTGATCAGAAGGCATCCCCATATTTATGGAGATGTAGATGCCAAAGACGAGGAAGTGGTCAAACAAAATTGGGAAAAGATCAAACTCCAGGAAAAAGGAAATGTATCCGTTTTAGGAGGGGTACCCAAATCTCTGCCAGCCTTGATCAAAGCCATGCGGATTCAGGAAAAAGCAAGAGGGGTAGGTTTTGACTGGGAAGAGAAGCATCAGGTCTGGGAAAAAGTGGAAGAGGAGATGAAAGAATTCAAAGAAGAATTCAATGCAGCAAAAGATGAAGAAATTGATAAAGAAAGAGCCACCGGTGAATTTGGCGACCTCTTGTTTTCCCTGATCAATTATGCCCGGTTTATTGATATCAATCCAGAAGAAGCCCTGGAGCGCACCAACCTTAAATTCATCAAAAGGTTCCAGTACCTAGAAAATGCAGCTAAGGCAGCAGGCCGTAAAATTGAGGACATGACCTTGGCAGAAATGGATGTATATTGGGAAGAAGCAAAAAAAATTCCTAAAACCTGA
- a CDS encoding phosphoheptose isomerase, with product MKSKNEIFEAAEGLMKEKGFTIIKEDRERPWGGFLVIEESEAQRFAQEFFPEEDFQQLKLSEKLSPKILLVAPGKRLSWQYHYRRAEIWRCIGGTVAVATSLTDEEKERHVLNAGKKIKLQQGERHRLIGLDDWGMIAEIWQHTDANHPSDEEDIVRLQDDFGR from the coding sequence ATGAAATCCAAAAATGAAATTTTTGAAGCCGCGGAAGGGCTAATGAAAGAAAAAGGTTTTACCATTATCAAAGAAGACAGAGAAAGGCCTTGGGGAGGTTTTCTAGTCATAGAAGAGTCCGAAGCACAAAGATTTGCCCAGGAGTTTTTCCCCGAAGAAGATTTTCAACAGTTGAAACTTTCTGAAAAGCTAAGCCCTAAAATTCTGCTTGTCGCTCCGGGAAAAAGGCTGAGTTGGCAGTACCATTACAGAAGGGCAGAGATCTGGAGATGCATCGGTGGAACTGTTGCTGTCGCCACCAGCTTGACGGATGAGGAAAAAGAAAGGCATGTTTTGAATGCGGGGAAGAAAATCAAACTGCAACAAGGAGAAAGGCACCGTTTGATCGGGTTGGACGACTGGGGAATGATTGCCGAAATCTGGCAACATACCGACGCCAACCACCCCTCAGATGAGGAAGATATAGTACGTTTACAGGATGATTTTGGGAGGTAA
- a CDS encoding YceI family protein: MKTISIILMSALLAFSDFPAKEVEKITVDKNVSTVTWRASKVTGTHFGKVKISQAELDYQNNRIQGGSFEIDMTSITVEDITDAGSNKRLTDHLKSDDFFSVDKFKTSSLKITEAKTSNGKDYQITGNLVIKGISNPVTFPATVEVKGGEVTATGNITFDRTKYDIKYRSGSFFEGLADRLIYDEVQLEVRLVAKAN; this comes from the coding sequence ATGAAAACCATTTCAATTATCCTAATGAGTGCTTTATTGGCCTTTTCTGATTTTCCGGCCAAAGAAGTTGAGAAAATTACGGTTGACAAGAATGTGAGTACGGTAACATGGCGAGCCAGTAAGGTCACAGGGACACATTTTGGAAAAGTAAAAATTTCCCAGGCAGAATTGGATTACCAAAACAACCGAATACAAGGAGGTTCTTTTGAAATCGACATGACCTCCATCACTGTGGAAGACATTACGGATGCAGGTTCCAACAAAAGATTAACGGATCATCTCAAATCCGATGATTTCTTTTCAGTGGATAAGTTCAAAACTTCCAGTCTAAAAATTACAGAAGCAAAAACTTCCAATGGCAAAGATTATCAGATCACTGGTAATTTGGTGATCAAGGGAATCTCTAATCCAGTGACCTTTCCTGCTACTGTTGAGGTGAAGGGAGGAGAAGTTACCGCGACAGGAAATATCACCTTTGACAGGACCAAATATGACATTAAATACCGTTCAGGAAGTTTTTTTGAAGGACTGGCAGACCGTTTGATTTACGATGAAGTGCAATTGGAAGTGAGATTAGTAGCGAAGGCCAATTGA
- the recJ gene encoding single-stranded-DNA-specific exonuclease RecJ — MEYKWMIREKADPKTVESLSKEINVNPTLANMLVNRGVDSFQKAKDFFRPDLDKLHDPMLMKDMDKAVARLAKAIQHEEKILVYGDYDVDGTTSVAMMYGYLSRFYPHVDFYIPDRYKEGYGISEKGVRFAAENNFKLIISLDCGIKAISKVAMAKELGVDFIICDHHTPGEELPPAVAILDPKRQDCNYPYKELSGCGVGFKLIQAFSNLMGDEPGKVMSFLDLLAVSIAADIVPITGENRILTFYGIERINNNPRPGIKALILRSKIEKEIEISDIVFKIGPRINASGRLEHAKASVELLISKDLEDALARAELVDTVNAARKNFDENITKEAISMIESIEEVRQMKTTVLFKEDWHKGVIGIVASRCIERFYRPTIILTESNNKATGSARSVYDFDIYEAISECSDLLEQFGGHKYAAGLTMSVDNVPAFQAKFEEVVSSRLDEIHMKPVLEIDDEILLDQINYKFYNILKQMAPFGPGNPEPIFTVRQVYAENVRILKDKHLRFNVVQDGQETKPVCIAFGLADKNIYPDEIIYKMLMRKMRFDLAFEIRENTFRNNSSLQLYVKDIKFD; from the coding sequence ATGGAGTATAAATGGATGATCAGGGAAAAGGCCGACCCTAAGACTGTGGAATCCCTTAGCAAAGAAATCAATGTTAATCCTACCTTGGCCAATATGCTGGTCAACAGGGGAGTAGATTCTTTCCAAAAAGCCAAAGATTTTTTTAGGCCTGATCTTGATAAGCTACATGATCCGATGTTGATGAAGGACATGGATAAAGCGGTGGCTCGCCTGGCCAAAGCTATACAGCATGAGGAGAAGATCTTGGTATATGGGGATTATGATGTTGATGGGACGACTTCAGTGGCCATGATGTATGGTTATCTGAGCCGCTTTTACCCTCATGTTGATTTTTATATTCCAGACCGCTACAAAGAGGGATATGGAATTTCCGAAAAGGGGGTAAGGTTTGCAGCGGAGAATAATTTCAAACTTATCATTTCTTTGGACTGTGGCATCAAGGCCATTTCCAAAGTGGCTATGGCCAAAGAATTAGGGGTAGATTTTATTATTTGTGACCACCATACCCCGGGAGAGGAGTTGCCTCCGGCTGTGGCCATTCTGGACCCAAAGCGGCAAGACTGTAATTATCCCTACAAAGAACTGAGTGGCTGTGGTGTCGGATTTAAACTGATACAGGCTTTCTCCAATCTTATGGGAGATGAGCCGGGTAAGGTCATGTCCTTTTTGGATTTGTTGGCGGTAAGTATTGCTGCTGACATTGTTCCCATCACAGGAGAAAATAGGATTTTGACTTTCTATGGAATAGAAAGGATCAACAATAATCCCAGACCGGGGATCAAGGCATTGATCCTGCGCAGTAAGATTGAAAAGGAAATTGAAATCTCGGATATTGTTTTCAAAATAGGACCCAGGATCAATGCTTCAGGAAGGCTCGAACATGCCAAGGCATCTGTGGAGCTTTTGATTTCCAAGGACTTGGAAGATGCCTTGGCAAGGGCTGAATTGGTGGATACGGTTAATGCAGCCCGGAAAAACTTTGACGAAAACATCACTAAAGAGGCTATCTCGATGATTGAAAGTATCGAGGAAGTCAGGCAGATGAAAACTACCGTGCTTTTCAAGGAAGATTGGCATAAAGGTGTGATAGGCATTGTGGCATCAAGGTGTATAGAGAGATTTTACAGACCGACAATCATCCTGACCGAATCCAATAACAAAGCCACAGGGAGCGCCCGGTCTGTCTATGATTTTGATATCTATGAGGCCATATCGGAATGCAGCGATCTTTTGGAGCAGTTTGGAGGTCATAAGTATGCGGCTGGCTTGACCATGTCTGTGGATAATGTTCCCGCATTTCAGGCTAAATTTGAAGAAGTGGTAAGTTCAAGACTGGATGAAATCCACATGAAGCCGGTTTTGGAAATTGATGATGAAATCCTGCTTGATCAGATCAATTATAAATTTTACAATATCCTCAAACAGATGGCGCCTTTTGGACCAGGCAATCCTGAGCCTATCTTTACGGTAAGGCAAGTATATGCAGAAAATGTCCGTATCTTAAAGGATAAGCACCTGCGGTTCAATGTGGTGCAGGATGGACAAGAGACCAAGCCGGTATGCATTGCCTTTGGGCTGGCGGATAAAAACATCTATCCGGATGAAATCATTTATAAAATGTTGATGCGTAAAATGCGATTTGATTTGGCATTTGAAATCAGAGAAAATACTTTTAGAAACAACAGCAGTCTTCAACTTTACGTGAAAGACATCAAATTTGACTGA
- the lptB gene encoding LPS export ABC transporter ATP-binding protein, with amino-acid sequence MKLRAEHLVKIYKGRKVVNDISVEVEQGEIVGLLGPNGAGKTTSFYMIVGLIQPNEGEIFLENQNITGLPMYKRAKLGIGYLAQEASVFRKLSVEENIMAVLEMTNKTKAEMKEKVESLLEEFSLTHVRKNLGMVLSGGERRRTEIARALAVDPKFVLLDEPFAGVDPIAVEEIQTIVAKLKNKNIGILITDHNVNETLSITDRAYLMFEGRLLKAGTAEELAADEQVRRVYLGQHFELKRKVFN; translated from the coding sequence ATGAAACTTAGGGCTGAGCATTTGGTGAAAATTTACAAAGGCCGAAAAGTGGTAAATGATATCTCCGTCGAGGTGGAACAAGGGGAAATTGTAGGTTTATTGGGCCCAAATGGGGCGGGGAAGACTACTTCCTTTTACATGATCGTGGGTCTGATACAGCCCAATGAAGGGGAGATTTTTCTCGAAAACCAGAATATCACAGGTTTGCCCATGTACAAGAGGGCCAAACTCGGTATAGGATACCTTGCACAGGAAGCTTCAGTCTTTAGGAAACTTTCCGTAGAGGAAAACATCATGGCTGTCTTGGAAATGACAAATAAGACGAAAGCTGAGATGAAGGAAAAGGTAGAAAGTTTGCTGGAAGAATTCAGTCTGACCCATGTAAGGAAGAACCTGGGTATGGTTCTTTCAGGAGGGGAGAGAAGAAGGACTGAAATAGCCAGGGCCCTCGCCGTTGATCCTAAATTTGTACTTTTAGACGAGCCTTTTGCGGGTGTAGACCCGATAGCAGTGGAGGAAATTCAGACCATAGTGGCCAAACTAAAAAATAAGAATATCGGCATTTTGATCACTGATCATAATGTCAATGAAACGCTTTCTATTACTGACCGCGCCTACCTGATGTTTGAGGGAAGATTATTGAAGGCGGGAACAGCGGAGGAGCTGGCGGCTGATGAGCAGGTGAGAAGGGTATATTTGGGACAACACTTTGAACTCAAGAGAAAAGTTTTTAACTGA
- a CDS encoding GH3 auxin-responsive promoter family protein produces MEVVNTFLTWIFKNRIGQIENFMRNPIEVQEQILEELISTAKRTSFGKTYKFNDIDNYRDFASRIPVHSYEELRPYFERIMKGEQNVLWPSEILWFSKSSGTTSSRSKYIPVSQEALEDCHFKGGKDMLSLYVNNYPDSRVFSGKSLSIGGSLGKNPIDPASEIQVGDISAVIMENLPLWVQFARTPSLEVALMSEWESKIEKMAREVMNENVVSISGVPTWTIVLLQRIMDLKKAKNILEVWPNLEVFFHGAVAFGPYKNLFQELIPSSKMRYMETYNASEGFFGIQDQKDSEELLLMLDYGIFYEFIPMEEWEKEFPKVIPLSEVEVGKNYAILITTNAGLWRYKIGDTVRFTETSPYRFKISGRTKHFINAFGEEVIVENAEKAIEAAAEATGSSITNFTAAPLYFGDSKSKGAHEWIIEFKTMPDSQEKFIMVLDETLREINSDYDAKRYKDLALSAPKVHFVKEGIFSQWLKNKGKLGGQNKVPRLSNTREYLEEVLSILR; encoded by the coding sequence ATGGAAGTAGTCAACACATTTCTGACCTGGATTTTTAAAAACCGTATCGGGCAGATAGAGAATTTTATGCGCAATCCCATCGAGGTTCAGGAACAGATCCTCGAAGAATTGATTTCAACAGCCAAAAGGACATCATTTGGGAAAACCTACAAATTCAATGATATCGATAACTACAGGGATTTTGCCTCAAGGATACCTGTGCATTCCTATGAAGAGCTGCGCCCGTACTTTGAGCGGATCATGAAGGGAGAACAAAATGTGCTTTGGCCTTCGGAGATTCTTTGGTTTTCTAAATCTTCAGGAACTACCTCCAGCCGCAGTAAGTATATTCCCGTCTCCCAGGAAGCCTTGGAAGATTGTCATTTCAAAGGGGGCAAGGATATGCTTTCGCTATATGTAAATAACTACCCCGATAGCCGGGTTTTTTCAGGTAAAAGCTTAAGTATAGGTGGAAGCTTAGGAAAGAACCCAATAGATCCTGCGAGTGAGATCCAGGTGGGTGATATTTCAGCTGTAATCATGGAAAACTTACCCCTTTGGGTACAGTTTGCGAGAACTCCAAGTTTGGAAGTGGCCTTGATGAGTGAATGGGAAAGCAAAATAGAAAAAATGGCCAGAGAGGTTATGAATGAAAATGTGGTCAGTATTTCAGGGGTTCCCACCTGGACCATCGTGCTGCTACAGCGGATTATGGATCTCAAAAAAGCCAAAAATATTCTTGAAGTTTGGCCCAATCTGGAGGTATTTTTTCATGGGGCAGTGGCTTTTGGGCCTTATAAGAACCTTTTCCAGGAATTGATTCCTTCTTCAAAAATGAGGTACATGGAAACCTACAATGCCTCAGAAGGATTTTTTGGAATCCAGGACCAAAAGGATTCCGAGGAATTGCTTTTGATGTTGGATTATGGGATTTTTTATGAATTTATCCCCATGGAGGAATGGGAAAAAGAATTCCCCAAAGTCATTCCTTTGTCTGAAGTTGAAGTTGGTAAAAATTATGCCATTCTCATTACTACCAATGCCGGCCTATGGCGGTATAAGATTGGTGATACGGTCAGGTTTACAGAAACCAGCCCCTATCGGTTCAAAATTTCAGGCAGGACCAAGCATTTCATCAATGCTTTTGGGGAAGAAGTGATTGTTGAAAATGCGGAGAAAGCCATTGAAGCAGCCGCTGAGGCAACAGGGTCTTCCATCACTAACTTTACTGCCGCGCCACTTTATTTTGGTGATTCAAAAAGTAAAGGAGCACATGAGTGGATCATTGAATTCAAAACCATGCCTGATAGCCAAGAGAAGTTTATCATGGTATTGGATGAAACCCTCCGGGAAATCAATTCAGATTATGATGCCAAGCGCTACAAAGATCTAGCGCTATCTGCCCCCAAAGTTCATTTTGTAAAAGAAGGGATTTTCTCACAATGGTTAAAAAATAAGGGCAAGTTGGGAGGTCAGAACAAAGTCCCCCGGCTCTCCAACACCAGGGAATACCTGGAGGAAGTACTTTCTATTTTAAGATAA
- the mtgA gene encoding monofunctional biosynthetic peptidoglycan transglycosylase — MKFIKKIFKVLFQIILWFFILSIGFTVIYRFVPVPITPLMVIRLYEQAKDEKKELRLYKDWVSIQKVSKHVPQAVVAAEDQKFMDHKGFDWDAMEKAWEQNKKGKRIKGASTISQQTAKNVFLWPARTMVRKGLEAYFTFLIETFWSKERIMEVYLNVIEMGEGIYGIEAAAQYYFKKPAENLSRQEAALIAAVLPNPRRWSPARPTPYIQGRQVWILGQMNNIKPVGMGK, encoded by the coding sequence ATGAAATTCATCAAAAAAATATTTAAAGTCCTCTTTCAAATCATTTTATGGTTTTTCATACTGAGCATAGGTTTCACGGTAATTTACAGATTTGTACCGGTACCCATCACCCCATTGATGGTAATCCGTTTGTATGAACAGGCCAAAGATGAAAAAAAGGAACTTCGGCTATACAAAGACTGGGTGTCCATCCAAAAGGTTTCCAAACATGTTCCACAGGCAGTGGTAGCAGCTGAGGATCAAAAATTCATGGACCACAAGGGCTTTGATTGGGATGCCATGGAAAAGGCCTGGGAGCAAAACAAAAAGGGAAAAAGAATCAAAGGGGCCAGTACCATTTCACAGCAAACTGCAAAAAATGTATTCCTGTGGCCCGCCAGAACCATGGTCAGAAAGGGCTTAGAGGCATATTTCACCTTTTTGATCGAAACTTTCTGGTCAAAAGAAAGGATCATGGAAGTGTACCTCAATGTCATTGAAATGGGTGAGGGAATATATGGTATTGAAGCAGCAGCCCAGTATTACTTCAAAAAACCGGCTGAAAATCTAAGCCGCCAGGAAGCGGCTCTAATCGCTGCAGTATTGCCGAATCCCCGAAGGTGGTCTCCTGCCCGGCCTACTCCTTATATACAAGGAAGGCAGGTTTGGATACTTGGGCAGATGAATAATATCAAACCTGTGGGGATGGGCAAATGA
- a CDS encoding class I SAM-dependent methyltransferase: protein MKQNPSEKKYIHGYTALEQERLREQALVIEKPIYDFIDFANVKDLLEIGSGVGAQTEILLRRFPQLQVTGVEYEALQIKKAQENMSKLGYGPEKVRFIQQDATALDLDKTFDAAFICWVLEHIPDPVRVLKSMKPFLKPGAKISVTEVFNSSFYTHPYLPEVMDYWGIYNSYQVSIGGDPQVGAKLGNLLQEAGYRDIDLRSGGFHLDSRMPDEKQTVFTYWKNLMSSGAPLLIQEGLITATQLKAMQDGMDRLREMQDSVFYYRFIQATAYA from the coding sequence ATGAAGCAAAATCCATCTGAGAAAAAGTATATTCATGGCTATACAGCACTTGAGCAGGAACGTTTACGTGAACAGGCACTCGTCATAGAAAAGCCAATTTATGACTTCATCGACTTTGCCAATGTAAAAGACTTACTTGAAATTGGCAGCGGGGTAGGCGCCCAGACTGAAATCCTGTTGAGAAGATTTCCACAGCTTCAGGTCACAGGTGTGGAATATGAAGCACTTCAGATAAAAAAGGCGCAGGAAAACATGAGCAAATTGGGATATGGTCCCGAAAAGGTCCGATTTATACAGCAGGACGCCACTGCGCTGGATTTGGATAAAACTTTTGATGCGGCTTTCATCTGCTGGGTGCTGGAACATATCCCTGACCCGGTCCGCGTCCTGAAAAGCATGAAGCCTTTTTTGAAGCCAGGAGCAAAAATTTCTGTCACTGAAGTGTTCAACAGCAGCTTTTACACCCATCCCTATTTACCGGAGGTCATGGACTATTGGGGAATTTACAACAGCTACCAGGTTTCCATTGGCGGGGATCCGCAAGTAGGCGCCAAACTGGGAAATTTATTACAGGAAGCAGGCTATAGAGACATTGATCTGAGAAGTGGGGGATTTCACCTAGACAGTAGAATGCCCGATGAAAAACAAACCGTTTTTACCTATTGGAAAAACCTGATGAGTTCAGGGGCGCCTTTGCTTATCCAGGAAGGACTCATTACTGCCACCCAACTCAAAGCCATGCAAGATGGTATGGATCGTCTGCGGGAAATGCAAGATTCTGTCTTCTATTATAGGTTCATTCAAGCCACTGCTTACGCATAA
- a CDS encoding DUF3857 domain-containing protein, which translates to MKNQRFFLFFLGILHFPLSILAQEMKFGKYSLTEINLQSVDFEPDANAVVLEEISKNQFMGTVQHADIHRRIKVLKETGKNQGNVSIRYYFGKTGIQDVSRLTAQTVNFVNGEERITKLSKSDFFEVELDNGWKEVRFTFPNVELGSILEYSYHKTDKSIAFLESWVFHNTIPTIKSTYSIDLPSYLNYRFLAQGEKTLNTPFKGQRDGLYSWTVKELPSIKEEPMMSNYRDYLEKIDFQLAGYAFVNSSEYGGRSGFKDTFTTWQDLTKFITELEEFIPYMKPNASLKGQLGNLNITGSNETQKAKEIYNHVLNNFTYSALGGYFPKNSLKAVLDSRKGSRAEINLTLMAYLRQNGLIANPLLISSKGNGRSRLVDTPFIDQFDQMIIHLKADGKDYYLDATNKSFPFGYLPFNMHVAYGYLLHDQNSGLVPINLMHRSGALQMTNMKMGEDGNFVASSTVRFSEYDALEKRNGISLSDEKKIKEHWFGSQQDKVSDFTILEKSEPRLQLEAKYSYIEKIGSQNSMVLISPFQLFRWSENPFKSEYRTFPIDFSYTFLDSYTTMIEIPEGFELDDYPENAEVALPGGDATFSYQVTTIDNTVKVSANINLKYPLVSPLIYAELKYFMEMITGKLTEPIILKQKVNP; encoded by the coding sequence ATGAAAAACCAGCGCTTTTTCCTTTTCTTCTTAGGAATCCTTCATTTCCCTTTATCTATTCTAGCCCAGGAAATGAAATTTGGCAAATACTCTCTAACTGAAATCAATTTACAATCAGTTGATTTTGAACCTGATGCAAATGCAGTAGTCTTGGAAGAAATTTCAAAAAATCAATTTATGGGAACTGTTCAACACGCCGATATACACCGTAGAATCAAGGTGCTCAAAGAAACCGGTAAAAATCAGGGAAATGTATCTATTAGATACTACTTCGGAAAAACCGGCATTCAGGATGTTTCCAGATTGACGGCTCAGACTGTAAATTTTGTAAATGGTGAAGAACGGATCACCAAACTATCAAAGTCTGACTTTTTTGAAGTGGAGCTGGATAATGGATGGAAGGAAGTTCGGTTTACTTTTCCCAATGTAGAGCTGGGCTCAATTTTGGAATATAGCTACCATAAAACGGACAAAAGCATTGCTTTTCTTGAGAGTTGGGTTTTCCATAATACTATTCCAACAATAAAATCGACCTATTCCATAGATTTACCCTCTTATCTCAATTACCGTTTTCTTGCCCAAGGAGAAAAAACCCTAAATACACCTTTTAAAGGTCAAAGAGATGGCTTATATAGTTGGACTGTGAAAGAACTGCCTTCTATTAAGGAAGAACCAATGATGTCCAATTATCGGGATTACTTGGAAAAAATTGATTTCCAATTAGCAGGATATGCATTTGTCAATTCCAGTGAATATGGGGGAAGATCCGGTTTTAAGGATACCTTCACTACTTGGCAAGATCTGACTAAATTCATTACAGAGTTGGAAGAGTTTATCCCCTACATGAAACCGAATGCTTCCCTTAAAGGACAATTGGGAAATTTGAATATTACAGGAAGTAATGAAACACAAAAGGCCAAAGAAATTTATAACCATGTATTGAACAACTTTACTTACTCAGCACTGGGAGGTTACTTCCCAAAAAATAGTTTGAAGGCTGTTTTGGATTCCAGAAAAGGCTCAAGGGCAGAAATTAACCTAACACTTATGGCATATTTGAGGCAAAATGGACTCATCGCAAACCCACTACTTATAAGTTCAAAAGGTAATGGGAGGTCAAGATTGGTAGATACTCCATTTATTGATCAATTTGACCAAATGATCATTCATTTAAAAGCTGATGGTAAAGATTATTACTTGGATGCTACCAACAAAAGTTTTCCTTTTGGATATCTCCCTTTTAACATGCATGTGGCTTATGGCTATTTATTACATGACCAAAACAGTGGATTGGTTCCTATAAACCTAATGCACAGATCAGGCGCCTTACAGATGACAAATATGAAGATGGGAGAAGACGGAAATTTTGTAGCTTCATCCACAGTAAGGTTTTCGGAATACGATGCTTTAGAAAAAAGAAATGGAATAAGTTTGTCAGACGAAAAAAAGATCAAAGAACATTGGTTCGGCAGTCAACAAGACAAAGTCTCTGATTTCACTATTCTTGAAAAATCTGAACCAAGACTTCAATTAGAAGCCAAATACTCCTATATAGAGAAAATAGGTTCCCAAAACTCCATGGTACTTATTTCTCCCTTCCAATTGTTCCGATGGTCTGAGAATCCTTTCAAATCAGAATATAGAACTTTCCCAATAGATTTTTCATATACTTTCTTAGACAGCTACACTACCATGATTGAGATCCCAGAAGGCTTTGAACTGGATGATTATCCAGAAAATGCCGAAGTCGCTCTTCCGGGTGGAGACGCTACATTTAGTTACCAAGTAACCACCATAGACAATACCGTCAAGGTTAGCGCAAATATTAATCTCAAATATCCATTGGTTTCACCTTTAATTTATGCTGAACTAAAGTATTTTATGGAAATGATCACGGGGAAATTGACTGAGCCCATTATCCTTAAGCAAAAGGTGAATCCATAA